The proteins below come from a single Gossypium raimondii isolate GPD5lz chromosome 2, ASM2569854v1, whole genome shotgun sequence genomic window:
- the LOC105789155 gene encoding protein DETOXIFICATION 49 produces MCCKQGLDHGKVTSIEVQETDMLATLLNPKNPTPQKTCLSLVIEEAKCISNIALPMVLTGLLLYSRSMISMLFLGRLGELALAGGSLAIGFANITGYSVLSGLAMGMEPICGQAFGAKRYKLLGLTMQRMILVLLLTSILIASLWSNMKKILLFCGQDENIANEAHSYILYCLPDLLAQSFLHPLRTYLRAQSITLPLTYCSTLAILLHIPINYLLVSVLNLGIKGVALGSIWTNFNLVLSLMVYVKISGVYKKTWGGISCECLKGWKDLLNLSIPSCISVCLEWWWYEIMILLCGLLLNPQATVASMGILIQTTSLIYIFPSSLSFGVSTRVGNELGANNPNKAKLAAIVGLSSSSMIGLSALLFAILVRKKWATMFTQDPEIIALTSTVLPILGLCELGNCPQTTGCGVLRGTARPKLGANINLGCFYLIGMPIAVWLSFFVGFDFKGLWLGLLAAQASCMVTMLLVVSRTNWDIQAKRAQELTRAVPVDDNDNNKADSDSKDSSPLLHDINHDNELV; encoded by the coding sequence ATGTGCTGCAAACAGGGTTTGGACCATGGAAAGGTTACTTCCATTGAAGTACAAGAAACAGACATGTTAGCAACACTTTTGAACCCCAAGAACCCAACACCACAAAAGACATGTCTTTCTCTTGTTATTGAAGAAGCAAAGTGTATATCCAATATAGCTTTGCCTATGGTATTAACAGGTCTTTTGCTTTACTCTCGTTCCATGATTTCCATGTTGTTCCTTGGTCGTTTAGGGGAACTAGCTTTAGCCGGCGGTTCGCTCGCTATCGGATTCGCCAACATCACCGGTTACTCGGTTCTTTCCGGTTTAGCCATGGGAATGGAACCCATTTGTGGCCAAGCTTTTGGTGCTAAAAGATACAAACTACTTGGCCTCACCATGCAAAGAATGATACTTGTGCTTTTGTTGACTTCAATTTTGATAGCTTCTTTATGGTCCAACATGAAAAAGATTCTGCTCTTTTGCGGACAAGATGAAAACATTGCCAATGAAGCTCATTCTTACATTCTTTATTGCTTGCCGGATCTTTTAGCACAATCTTTTTTACATCCTCTGCGAACATATTTGAGGGCTCAATCTATAACTCTGCCTCTCACATATTGTTCTACTTTGGCTATCCTCCTTCACATTCCGATCAACTACTTGCTCGTTTCGGTCTTGAATCTCGGGATCAAAGGCGTCGCTTTAGGATCGATTTGGACAAATTTCAACCTCGTGTTGTCGTTGATGGTTTACGTTAAAATCTCTGGTGTGTACAAGAAAACGTGGGGCGGGATCTCGTGTGAGTGCTTGAAAGGATGGAAAGATTTGTTGAATTTATCGATCCCGAGTTGCATTTCGGTTTGTCTCGAATGGTGGTGGTACGAGATCATGATTTTGCTTTGTGGTTTGTTGTTGAACCCGCAAGCAACCGTGGCTTCGATGGGGATTTTGATTCAAACCACTTCGTTGATATACATTTTCCCATCGTCGTTAAGCTTCGGTGTATCGACTAGAGTCGGGAACGAGCTCGGAGCTAACAATCCAAACAAGGCTAAACTGGCTGCGATCGTTGGTCTTTCCTCGAGCTCAATGATAGGACTTTCGGCATTGCTGTTCGCTATACTGGTTAGGAAAAAATGGGCTACAATGTTCACCCAAGACCCGGAGATCATTGCTTTGACATCAACGGTGTTGCCGATTCTCGGCCTTTGCGAGCTCGGAAACTGCCCGCAAACAACCGGGTGTGGTGTTTTAAGAGGCACCGCGAGACCAAAACTAGGAGCAAACATCAACCTAGGATGCTTTTACCTCATCGGGATGCCGATCGCGGTGTGGTTAAGTTTCTtcgtcgggttcgatttcaaagGTCTTTGGCTTGGGCTTTTAGCCGCACAAGCGTCGTGTATGGTGACCATGTTGCTGGTTGTGAGTCGAACCAACTGGGACATTCAAGCCAAGAGAGCTCAAGAACTGACCAGGGCCGTCCCTGTGGATGATAATGACAACAACAAAGCTGATTCGGATTCCAAAGATTCTTCACCCTTATTACACGACATAAACCACGACAATGAACTTGTCTGA